A single region of the Mycobacterium avium subsp. avium genome encodes:
- a CDS encoding TetR/AcrR family transcriptional regulator, which produces MTTTGTPRRRRGRPAGSSGSRERILASARELFARNGIRNTSIRAVAAAAGVDSALVHHYFGTKEKLFAAAVQIPIDPMQVIGPLREVPVDDLGYALPSMLLPLWDSEVGAAFIATLRSILAGEEISLFRTFIQDVIGVEVGPRVDNPAGSGVIRIQFVASQLVGVVMARYILELEPFASLPPEQIAATIAPNLQRYLTGDLPDGLAP; this is translated from the coding sequence GTGACGACCACCGGCACGCCGCGACGCCGCCGCGGCCGGCCGGCCGGGTCCTCCGGCAGCCGGGAGCGCATCCTGGCCAGTGCCCGGGAGTTGTTCGCCCGCAACGGTATTCGCAACACCTCGATCCGTGCGGTGGCCGCGGCGGCCGGGGTGGACTCGGCGCTGGTGCACCACTACTTCGGCACCAAGGAGAAGCTGTTCGCCGCGGCCGTGCAGATCCCCATCGACCCGATGCAGGTGATCGGCCCGCTGCGGGAGGTACCGGTCGACGACCTCGGCTACGCCCTGCCGTCGATGTTGTTGCCGCTGTGGGATTCCGAGGTCGGCGCGGCGTTCATCGCCACGCTGCGCTCGATCCTGGCCGGCGAGGAGATCAGCCTGTTCCGCACCTTCATCCAGGACGTGATCGGCGTCGAAGTCGGCCCCCGCGTGGACAACCCGGCGGGCAGCGGGGTGATCCGCATCCAGTTCGTGGCCTCGCAGCTGGTGGGTGTGGTGATGGCGCGCTACATCCTGGAACTGGAGCCGTTCGCGTCGCTGCCGCCCGAGCAGATCGCGGCGACCATCGCGCCGAACCTGCAGCGCTACCTCACCGGGGATCTGCCGGACGGCCTTGCGCCATGA
- a CDS encoding ABC transporter permease translates to MHVTGGRVSVHHQAQHHARSRLTLRGYTATTTRILRQLAGDHRSVAMILLVPVLVITLMYFMFENAPHRPGGPTPFNNACLVLLGLFPLFVMFIITAITMQRERASGTLERILTTPLRRLDLLIAYGTAFSIAAAAQAILACIVSFWLLGFDTAGSPVWVFVIAIVNAVLGVGLGLLCSAFARTEFQAVQFIPLVMVPQLLLAGIIVPRALMPHWLQWISNVLPASYALEALQQVGTHPELTFIAVRDIVVVLGFALAALCLAAATLRRRTP, encoded by the coding sequence ATGCACGTCACTGGAGGACGCGTTTCTGTCCATCATCAAGCGCAGCACCATGCGCGAAGCCGGCTGACGCTGCGCGGATACACCGCGACCACGACGCGGATCCTGCGCCAGCTGGCCGGCGACCACCGCAGCGTGGCGATGATCCTGCTGGTGCCCGTGCTGGTGATCACCCTGATGTATTTCATGTTCGAGAACGCCCCGCACCGCCCGGGCGGGCCGACCCCGTTCAACAACGCCTGCCTGGTGCTGCTGGGCCTGTTCCCGCTGTTCGTGATGTTCATCATCACGGCGATCACCATGCAGCGGGAACGGGCGTCGGGAACGCTGGAGCGGATCCTGACCACCCCGCTGCGCCGGCTCGACCTGCTCATCGCCTACGGCACCGCGTTCTCCATAGCCGCTGCGGCGCAAGCGATCCTGGCGTGCATCGTGTCGTTCTGGTTGCTGGGCTTCGACACCGCGGGCAGCCCGGTGTGGGTGTTCGTGATCGCGATCGTCAACGCGGTGCTGGGTGTGGGGTTGGGGCTGTTGTGTAGCGCCTTCGCCCGCACCGAGTTTCAGGCCGTGCAGTTCATTCCGCTGGTGATGGTGCCGCAGCTGCTGCTGGCCGGCATCATCGTGCCGCGGGCGCTGATGCCACACTGGCTGCAATGGATCAGCAATGTGTTGCCGGCCAGCTACGCGCTGGAGGCCCTGCAACAGGTGGGGACGCACCCGGAGTTGACCTTCATCGCGGTGCGGGACATCGTCGTGGTGCTGGGCTTCGCCCTGGCGGCGCTGTGCCTGGCCGCGGCGACACTGCGGCGACGGACGCCCTAG
- a CDS encoding ABC transporter ATP-binding protein: MMSSSGDELIGGAEPAVRIEHLRVVRGKRPALHDFSVQIAKGSITGLLGPSGCGKTTLIRCIVGTQILTKGSVTVLGKRAGSAELRHRVGYLPQDPTIYNDLRVVDNVRYFAALYGFDGQAADAAIDRVGLTDHRIALCSNLSGGQRTRVSLACALVCRPDLLVLDEPTVGLDPVLRADLWDQFAALARGGTTLPVSSHVMDEADHCGNLLLMREGRLVAHTTPNRLREDTGCTSLEDAFLSIIKRSTMREAG; this comes from the coding sequence ATGATGAGTTCATCCGGTGATGAATTAATCGGCGGGGCCGAACCAGCGGTGCGCATCGAGCACCTGCGGGTGGTCCGCGGCAAACGCCCGGCCCTGCACGACTTCTCCGTGCAGATCGCCAAGGGCAGCATCACCGGGCTGCTCGGGCCGTCCGGTTGCGGCAAGACCACCCTGATCCGCTGCATCGTGGGCACCCAGATCCTCACCAAGGGCAGCGTCACGGTGCTCGGAAAACGCGCCGGCAGCGCCGAGCTGCGCCACCGGGTCGGCTACCTGCCGCAGGACCCGACCATCTACAACGACCTGCGGGTGGTGGACAACGTCCGCTACTTCGCGGCGCTGTACGGGTTCGACGGCCAGGCCGCCGACGCCGCCATCGATCGGGTGGGGCTGACCGATCATCGAATTGCCTTGTGCAGCAACCTTTCCGGTGGTCAGCGCACCCGGGTGTCGCTGGCCTGCGCGCTGGTGTGCCGGCCCGACCTGCTGGTGCTGGACGAACCCACCGTGGGCCTGGACCCGGTGCTGCGCGCCGACCTGTGGGATCAGTTCGCCGCGCTGGCCCGCGGCGGGACCACGCTGCCGGTGTCCAGCCATGTGATGGACGAGGCCGACCACTGCGGCAACCTGCTGCTGATGCGGGAAGGGCGGCTGGTCGCCCACACCACCCCGAACCGACTGCGAGAGGACACCGGATGCACGTCACTGGAGGACGCGTTTCTGTCCATCATCAAGCGCAGCACCATGCGCGAAGCCGGCTGA